TTAACTCAACTTTCGCACATAAAATTTAAGGCGGAAGCCTTTAAAATAAACATATAAAGCAAAGAAACATTCCTTTTGGTATAATAGAATCATGACAAACATCACACCAAGGAAAGGAATGTTTCTTATGAATACTATTATATCAAATGATACTACTGATAAACAACTTAATTTTACTATAAATAGATTTTTTAAGGATAACAAAATTGGATACATACTTAAACAATGTAATTTTTCTAAAGAAAAAGGATTTTCCTGTATAAAAATATTTAAATATATCTTTATGCTTGTTTTTACTGGAAAAAACTTATTTAGAAACTTGGAATTTGGAAAAAATAATCAATTTTCAAAGGATACTATATATAGATTCCTTAACTCACCAAACTTCAATTGGAGAAAATTTCTGTTTTTACTTTCTTCATCAATCATAAAAAACATTATTGTGCCTCTTACTTCTGAAGATAGAGTTAATGTACTTGTAGTTGATGATTCTTTATACAGTAGATCTAGAAGTAAATCTGTTGAACTTCTTGCAAGAGTTCGTGATCATGTTGATCATAAATATATCAAGGGCTTTCGCCTTCTTACTCTTGGCTGGTCAGATGGCAACACTTTTTTACCACTTGCGTTCACTCTACTTTCTTCCGAAAAGGAGAAAAACAGACTTTGCTCAGAAAATCACAATATTGATAAAAGAACTAATGGATCTAAACTCCGTAAGGAGGCTATTTTAAAGTCACCCGAAGTTATGATTAGTTTACTTAAACAAGTTTCAAAATATGCTATTCCTGCTTCATATGTTCTTTTTGACAGCTGGTTTACGTACCCAAAAACTCTTATACAGATTTTA
The Haloimpatiens massiliensis DNA segment above includes these coding regions:
- a CDS encoding IS4 family transposase, whose translation is MNTIISNDTTDKQLNFTINRFFKDNKIGYILKQCNFSKEKGFSCIKIFKYIFMLVFTGKNLFRNLEFGKNNQFSKDTIYRFLNSPNFNWRKFLFLLSSSIIKNIIVPLTSEDRVNVLVVDDSLYSRSRSKSVELLARVRDHVDHKYIKGFRLLTLGWSDGNTFLPLAFTLLSSEKEKNRLCSENHNIDKRTNGSKLRKEAILKSPEVMISLLKQVSKYAIPASYVLFDSWFTYPKTLIQILELKLNTIAMVKAMPRVYYNYNGKLLNLKDLYAALRKRRGKAKILSSAIVGIGSDKNGNEVKAKIVFVRDRNRSRKWLALISTNISLDDNEIVRIYGKRWDIEVFFKMNKSFLKLAKEFQGRSYDSMVSHTSIVFTRYIMLTLESRKNNDVRTIGGFFYQCCDELQDVKFCEVMNLIIDILKNVLTEKLLLSKDIIDSIIDSFIAALPCYIKEKLVFLSCES